From the Streptomyces sp. 846.5 genome, the window CGCCCAGGTGCCCGAGCTCGCCGGCCAGCAGCGCGAGTTCCTTCAACTGCAGGACCAGCAACGCGGCTAGGTCAGGGGTGACCAGAACGCGGTGCGGGTCAAAGGTGGTGGCGTTGTCCCAGCCGCTGTCGTTGCCGTGCTGGTAGTGCGGGAGCGCCTCACCGGGGGTGCGGCGGGCATCGAGCCAGAACCGGGTCCAACTCTTCAGTCGCCGGTACGCGCTGTCGAGTTGGTCAGCGTCCAGCGGGCGGGGCAGGCGCTCGCGCAGGCGGCGCAGCGCCCACCCGTGGACGGGCGGCTTGACGAAGTTGTAGAGCACTTCGGAGTGGGTGACCGAGTCCGGCAGCGCTCCGGTCTCGTCCTGGTGGTCGAAGGGCAACTGGAACTGGTCCCAGGAGAGTTCGGGAGCGGCGCGGGCCAGGGCCAGGGAGTTGAAGCAGTGGTCCCAGCTCCACACCTTGTCCATCCAGTGCTTGGACATCAGCACCCCGGGCCTGCGCAGGAAGCCGTCGGGACGCACGGTGGCGGACCACAACACATAGGCGGCCAGATCGGCGGCGGGCGCCACCCCCGCCAGCGGGGTGGACAGGCCGGCCGCGAAGTCGTCGAACGCCAGGCGGGCCCGGTCCGCCGTCGTGCTGAAGTCCTGTGCGGGGGCGTAGGGGTGGCGGGCGCTGTCCATCTCCTCCAGCACGGCCTCCCAGTGCGGGGCGCCGTGCAGGGTGAGTCGGCGGTCGCTCCCGGCCAGGCCCTCGGCGCCGACGACCTCGCCCACGCCGCCGGCCAGGAGGGTGATCCGGTAGCGGCGCCCGGTCTCGTAGGAGCTGAACTGATAGGAGCCGTCGACGGGGCTGCGGAAGAAGTAGGTGCCGGTGAACGGGGTGAGCCGGCCCTCGGCGGGACTGACGGCCAGGTCCAGGCCGTGGCCGCGCAACCGCAGGGTGTCCGCGTCCTGGTAGACGATCTCGATGCGGCCCTCGCCGCTGCTCGCCGTCAGCATGCCCGGCGTGGGCCGCCAGTCGGCAGCAGCGCGCTCGCCGGTGTCGGGGAGTTGGGGCACCAGGCGCAGGACCGGGTGCATGCCGTTCTTGTGGGAGACCAGGTGCAGGTCGGACGAGCGGGTGTGCAGAGCGGTGACCGGCGAGAGGTCGAACCAGGACCCGTAGTGGCTGAACGGTATGTCCTCTAGGGCGAACGTCGGGCCGTGGGCGGAGTCGGTCAAGGCAGAGCTCACTTCGTGTGGTGTGGGGCCGCGAGCGGAAGGGACAACGGGGGGCGGGGGATCAGTCCTTGACCGCTCCCGTGGTCACCCCTGCGGCGACGTAGCGCTGGGCGAGCACGAGGATGACCGCGGCGGGGATCGAGGCCACCACGGCGGTAGCCATGATCGCGTTCCACTGCTGGTTGTTGTTGCCGATGTAGTGGTAGATGCCCAGCGTGATGGGCTGGTTGGCGCCGCCGTTGTCGAGGGTGCTGGCGAAGACGAAGTCGGACCAGGACCACAGGAACGCGAACAGCGATACGGTGACGACCGCGTTGCGGCTCATCGGCAGCACGATCGACCAGTAGCTGCGGATCGGTCCCGCTCCGTCGATCTGGGCGGCCTGCAGCAGTTCCCCGGGGATGCCCGACATGAACGCGGTGAAGATGAGGACGGCGAAGGGGACGGCCAGGGTCGAGTCGGCGACGATCAGGCCGGGGACGGAGTCCATCAACCCGAGGCTCAGGTAGATGGCGTAGAAGCCCATCGCCATGATGATCCCGGGGATCATCTGGGCCACCAGCATCAGGAAGCCGACCAGGCCGCCGCCGCGTGGCCGCAGCTTCGCCAGCGCGTAGCCGGCCGGCGCCGCGAGCGCGACCGTCAGCACCACGGTCCCCAGACCGATCGTCAGACTGGTCCCCAGGTAGGGAAGTTGCTGAGCGAGGACCAGGCGGTAGCCCTCCAGCGTGCCGTGCAGAGGCACCAGGTCGGGCGTGGTGCTGCGCATGTTCTGGTCGCGGGTCAGCGAGACGTTGACCATCCAGTAGACCGGGAACAGCATGACCGCGGTGAACACCAGGCCCAGGGTGGTCTTCCACCATGCCCGGCTCATGCGGTGTCCTGCTTGCGCTGGACCCGGATGTACATCAGTCCGAAGGCCAGGGCGACCAGGACCAGCAGGTTTCCCACGGCGGCGCCGGGCCCGAACTCGGGCAGCAGGCTGCCGAAGCCCAGCCGGTAGGACCAGGTGGCGAAGGTGGTGGAGGCGTCGACCGGACCGCCCTTGGTCATGATCCAGATGATGTCGAAGACCTTGAGTGTGTAGACGAGGCCCAGCAGCAGCGTGATCGCCGAGACCGGGCGCAGCAGCGGGAAGGTGATCCGCCGGAAGCGCTGCCAGGCGTTGGCGCCGTCCAGCGCCGCGGCCTCGTACAGCGAGGCGGGGATGGCCTGCAGGCCGCTGTGGAGGACGACGAGGTTGAAGGGGACCCCGATCCAGATGTTGGCGATGACGACCGAGGCCAGCGACCAGGAGGGCGAGGTGAGCCAGTCGACCTGGCCCATGCCCAGGGCGCGCAGCGCTGCGTTGACGATGCCCGAGTCGCTGTTGAGCATCCACGACCAGGTGGAGGCGGACACGATCAGCGGCAGCAGCCACGGCACCAGGAACAGCGCGCGCAGCGTCGCGGACAGCGGGAAGTGCTGGGTGAAGAACACCGCCAGGGCCAGGCCGATCGTGTACTGGAAGGTCAGCGACACGGCGGTGAAGACGACGGTGTGGGTCAGCGCGGGCCAGAAGGTGGGGT encodes:
- a CDS encoding glycogen debranching protein, whose product is MTDSAHGPTFALEDIPFSHYGSWFDLSPVTALHTRSSDLHLVSHKNGMHPVLRLVPQLPDTGERAAADWRPTPGMLTASSGEGRIEIVYQDADTLRLRGHGLDLAVSPAEGRLTPFTGTYFFRSPVDGSYQFSSYETGRRYRITLLAGGVGEVVGAEGLAGSDRRLTLHGAPHWEAVLEEMDSARHPYAPAQDFSTTADRARLAFDDFAAGLSTPLAGVAPAADLAAYVLWSATVRPDGFLRRPGVLMSKHWMDKVWSWDHCFNSLALARAAPELSWDQFQLPFDHQDETGALPDSVTHSEVLYNFVKPPVHGWALRRLRERLPRPLDADQLDSAYRRLKSWTRFWLDARRTPGEALPHYQHGNDSGWDNATTFDPHRVLVTPDLAALLVLQLKELALLAGELGHLGDAAEFGATATTVLDALVDQLWDGERFLARSPHTGESSGSRSLLDLLPIVLGEHLPRDISAALAERIAGHLTEHGLATEHPDSPHYEADGYWRGPIWAPSTVLIEDGLRRAGHIQLADTVSSRFRRLCEEFGFAENFDARTGQGLRDRAYTWTASSYLLLADDHIRRTHPQNDGHRSALHR
- a CDS encoding carbohydrate ABC transporter permease → MSRAWWKTTLGLVFTAVMLFPVYWMVNVSLTRDQNMRSTTPDLVPLHGTLEGYRLVLAQQLPYLGTSLTIGLGTVVLTVALAAPAGYALAKLRPRGGGLVGFLMLVAQMIPGIIMAMGFYAIYLSLGLMDSVPGLIVADSTLAVPFAVLIFTAFMSGIPGELLQAAQIDGAGPIRSYWSIVLPMSRNAVVTVSLFAFLWSWSDFVFASTLDNGGANQPITLGIYHYIGNNNQQWNAIMATAVVASIPAAVILVLAQRYVAAGVTTGAVKD
- a CDS encoding sugar ABC transporter permease, translating into MNHTAQAADAAPTRSRTSQQWTAWGFLAPVVIYLGVFYAYPLYRNLDLSLRNYTVRSFVQGGAPFTGWDNYTKVFQDPTFWPALTHTVVFTAVSLTFQYTIGLALAVFFTQHFPLSATLRALFLVPWLLPLIVSASTWSWMLNSDSGIVNAALRALGMGQVDWLTSPSWSLASVVIANIWIGVPFNLVVLHSGLQAIPASLYEAAALDGANAWQRFRRITFPLLRPVSAITLLLGLVYTLKVFDIIWIMTKGGPVDASTTFATWSYRLGFGSLLPEFGPGAAVGNLLVLVALAFGLMYIRVQRKQDTA